The Cucurbita pepo subsp. pepo cultivar mu-cu-16 chromosome LG18, ASM280686v2, whole genome shotgun sequence nucleotide sequence TTTGTGAATAACATCGTCTGGGGTAAGCTCATTCCAATCAGGAGACCAATTCCTATATAGCGCCCACACATCTCCTTTACTAGGAAATATTCTAATAGCTCCTCTCTTGCCTTTTACCTGCTTAACCTTGTGTGAGAACGAATTGAGAGAGCCATAATCTTCGTGCTTACCGATCCAGAAATCCCCACTTGTCTTCGGAAATCCACAACCAATCCAGTTCAATGGGGCCAGTTCAGTGTTACTTTTGGAATTAAGCCAACTGATTCTCATTTTGAATGGTTTTAACGATATAACTTTACGAACCATGGCATAATATCGGGGCATACCATCATCATCGTCATAAACAGCCCAAACCTGATTACTACCAAACGATTTTTCTGCACGATCCTTGTCAAAATCGTGAAAATCTGGATCAGGAACACTCATGGAGAAAGATTCAGAAGCCTTGGTGTCTGGACGCTCGCCAGAACTTGGAGGTAAAGGACATTTGGTCCGCAATTCATCTTTACGACACACagtattcaaatatttactgGATTTCATACCATTTAGAACAACACTTTTCCCCTCTTTCTCTTCAACAAGATCCTTGTTAGAATTCTCTGTCTTTTGCAAAATAGTCGATGACACGTCTGCCTTCCATTCATTAAGCTTCTTGTGGATTTCATTCCTAGCCTTCCCCATCAACATCTGTCGCAATTCCAGCTGGGAAAGCTCCCTTGTATTATTAGCAGATCTGAATTTTCCAGTGATTGACCTTCTTCCTTCAAAGCTATATTTTTGGGACCCGCTACTCTCCTTTATAATCCCTCCATTttctatttccatttttttaagaaagtcTCTGATATTACCTGACATTTTATGCCCTGTTATGcgtctttttttctttggtctaTCTCCTTTGTGTGCAGAACAGGCACTGTCATTGCAGGATGTAGAGGCAAAACCACCATCCCCTTTGTCGGGAGCACGATCTTCTCTCAGAGAAGACTCCACTTCCTTGGCTGCCAATTTGCCATCTTTATGCCCCATATTCATCTTTGGAGATGATGGTTTGAAGAAACTAAAAGCTTTAGCTGCTGAAGAAGCTGATGTTTTCCTACTTTCAGCTGCTCTGTGCTTACATGATGTACCAGACTGAAAAGATTTACGCATGGAATTGGTACTACTATATCCTGCTGCGTCCACACCTCTAGGAGAAAACTCTGTCTTTTCCACACTAAATGATTTCTTGAAATGGCTGTATGCACTGGAAGCCTGTTGCTGAATGTTGAAAGTCCGTGGAGAGGATGACGGATTCAGATTGAACGGTGGTGATGGGTTCTCAACGGCCAAAAAGGATATGCAGCAGTTAGGACAAACAAGATTATGATTAAGATAAGATCTGAGATACTCAAAATGCACCTTGCATGAATTGCAAATTGTCCAAAACGTGGGTTTCACTGGATGAGAAGCTGGAGCAGTAAGGACCTCATCATCACTTCTCCAATGCCATCTATTCGAATTATGATTGGGGGAGAGATTATGGAAACCATTCCGAACAATTGGAAGTGATGACCTAATTTCAGTGGACTTCATAGCCATACCTCTTATATTCCGCTTTTGGTCAAATGCTTCTCTTTTGGTTTTGTCAGACAACAAGCTCCAAGCTTCagatacaattttaaaagCCCCATCTGCACcaattgatttgtttttgtcAGGATGAAGAATGAGTGCCAGATTTCTATAATGTTTCCTAATGGTTTCTTCATCAGCCAATGGATCCACACCAAGGACCCTGTACCAATCAATGCATCCATCAATTCTTTTCTCCGCGGACAAGTAAACATTCAGATTTGCAATAAATTGTGGAAGACCATCGAGGCTGGGATACAAGCTGTGAGCCCTCAAGGCAAATTTAACTGCGGCCGCAATGTCCATCTCTGCGAACTTTTTCTCAGCAATCTGCTTGGCCTTAGAGGCATCATCCTTATTGCAATCCATCCCCTCAATACTGAAATCCTGCTAATGATGAGTACTTGACTATCCTTCTACTTTTCTGGAAGTGCTAGCATAATCGAATCAACGTGATTGCTCTCCAATGTAAATTCACCAATATCCTTGGATAGACCATCAAGAAATAACCCAAAACCTTGAAAGCCCTAAAAGCAGAAAAGGAATAAAGGAAAATACTTAGATAGACAGAGTAGGCGACACAAAATTCATgccaaaatttatgaaatttattgaCTGGAGCAATTAACAGCTTCACTCGAGAgttataaatgtaaaaatatcAATGAATGTTTTGCCTAATCCATCAAATC carries:
- the LOC111779635 gene encoding uncharacterized protein LOC111779635 translates to MDCNKDDASKAKQIAEKKFAEMDIAAAVKFALRAHSLYPSLDGLPQFIANLNVYLSAEKRIDGCIDWYRVLGVDPLADEETIRKHYRNLALILHPDKNKSIGADGAFKIVSEAWSLLSDKTKREAFDQKRNIRGMAMKSTEIRSSLPIVRNGFHNLSPNHNSNRWHWRSDDEVLTAPASHPVKPTFWTICNSCKVHFEYLRSYLNHNLVCPNCCISFLAVENPSPPFNLNPSSSPRTFNIQQQASSAYSHFKKSFSVEKTEFSPRGVDAAGYSSTNSMRKSFQSGTSCKHRAAESRKTSASSAAKAFSFFKPSSPKMNMGHKDGKLAAKEVESSLREDRAPDKGDGGFASTSCNDSACSAHKGDRPKKKRRITGHKMSGNIRDFLKKMEIENGGIIKESSGSQKYSFEGRRSITGKFRSANNTRELSQLELRQMLMGKARNEIHKKLNEWKADVSSTILQKTENSNKDLVEEKEGKSVVLNGMKSSKYLNTVCRKDELRTKCPLPPSSGERPDTKASESFSMSVPDPDFHDFDKDRAEKSFGSNQVWAVYDDDDGMPRYYAMVRKVISLKPFKMRISWLNSKSNTELAPLNWIGCGFPKTSGDFWIGKHEDYGSLNSFSHKVKQVKGKRGAIRIFPSKGDVWALYRNWSPDWNELTPDDVIHKYDMVEVLEDYNEDRGVAVVPLVKVVGFKTVFQQHIDPSKIQNIPREEMFRFSHQVPSCLLTGLEGQNAPSGCWELDPAATPLELLQVAKEAEIELEEATQSAEQATDGHPLEDTKTAKVANLENNVETTMKDLKVKDKLMMHNGNKTKVQKMMVYSRKRFRGKVAIGGELSAH